In Bdellovibrio sp. GT3, one genomic interval encodes:
- a CDS encoding NADH-quinone oxidoreductase subunit B yields the protein MSRDIAFTTKLDHIVAWGRKNSLWPMPYGTACCGIEFMSVMGPKYDLARFGAEVARFSPRQADLLVVAGTITEKMAPVIVRIYQQMLEPKYVIAMGACASSGGFYRAYHVLQGVDKVIPVDVYIPGCPPTPEAVMDGIMALQKMIGDHTPRPWKDNWKSPYEQA from the coding sequence ATGTCGCGCGATATTGCGTTCACCACGAAGCTCGATCACATCGTAGCTTGGGGTCGCAAAAATTCGTTGTGGCCAATGCCTTATGGTACTGCTTGTTGCGGTATCGAATTCATGTCGGTGATGGGACCGAAGTATGACCTTGCTCGTTTCGGAGCCGAGGTTGCGCGCTTCTCTCCACGTCAGGCGGATCTTCTTGTTGTCGCAGGTACGATCACAGAAAAGATGGCGCCAGTCATCGTTCGTATCTATCAACAAATGCTTGAGCCGAAGTACGTGATTGCCATGGGCGCATGTGCAAGCTCCGGTGGTTTCTATCGCGCTTACCACGTTCTTCAAGGCGTGGACAAAGTAATCCCTGTTGACGTTTACATCCCAGGTTGCCCTCCGACACCAGAAGCGGTGATGGACGGTATCATGGCTTTGCAAAAAATGATCGGTGATCACACACCTCGTCCTTGGAAGGACAACTGGAAGAGCCCATATGAGCAAGCTTGA